The following coding sequences lie in one Lolium perenne isolate Kyuss_39 chromosome 2, Kyuss_2.0, whole genome shotgun sequence genomic window:
- the LOC127328699 gene encoding auxin response factor 13 has translation MLWTVGPPLGYLWRLSVAEVTTPLALAGMVTEPRPSLNFEGGKQASGSAVDDKKGNTRTPPLHPPSSILLLFLFHRRLLHLRFSILFHAASTSTSSPLPYGRPAAADLLLDRAVWLACAGPFARLPSVDAKVYYFPRGHADQCRGANPPLHLLLQDAKQRCTVKSIELHYRPTTDEPYAVITLDHDRELELLPAAIQQEEPTEMRYFVRHLTGTSDDRSPISVTSCALSIFPALPPGAHDQVLEAADVHGRRYTFNHSLQGGNHRLLAGWSRYCGHKRYNVILERNAVVFIRPRAAEARFIIGSRRGPGPSLDIASDQVGNVVQATQAAAAAAAAAAGAQSFTVIYYPRQGWPFVVPRKEADDGLAFDWQVGMDVRMRVPVDPHEVPESREEDETPDFFHGVISQVNNANWCKLQVAWAPSSVPTPDGNVNAWQVVLKEEEEAPSRKRATSPAIALDAPSSSRQRII, from the exons ATGCTCTGGACGGTGGGGCCACCCCTCGGATACCTCTGGAGACTCTCTGTTGCTGAGGTCACCACACCACTGGCGTTGGCTGGCATGGTGACGGAACCGCGACCGAGTTTGAACTTTGAAGGGGGGAAGCAAGCAAGCGGGTCGGCGGTAGACGATAAAAAAGGAAACACACGTACGCCGCCCCTCCATCCTCCATCctccatcctcctcctcttcctcttccaccgccgcctcctccacctccgctTCTCCATCCTCTTTcacgccgcctccacctccacctcctcgcctCTCCCCTATggccgccccgccgccgccgacctgctGCTGGACCGCGCTGTCTGGCTCGCATGCGCTGGTCCCTTCGCACGCCTCCCCTCCGTCGACGCAAAAGTCTATTACTTCCCAAGAGGCCACGCCGACCAGTGCCGCGGCGCCAACCCTCCGCTCCATCTGCTCCTCCAAGACGCCAAACAACGCTGCACCGTCAAATCCATTGAGCTGCACTACCGCCCCACCACCGATGAGCCTTACGCGGTGATTACTCTAGACCATGACCGAGAGCTCGAGCTGCTCCCCGCGGCCATCCAACAAGAAGAGCCTACCGAGATGAGGTACTTTGTCAGGCATCTCACTGGCACCTCCGACGACCGCTCTCCCATTTCCGTCACGTCCTGCGCGCTCTCCATCTTCCCTGCCCTGCCACCCGGCGCACATGACCAGGTTCTGGAGGCTGCGGATGTGCACGGCCGCCGCTACACCTTCAACCACTCCCTCCAAGGCGGGAACCACAGGCTGCTCGCCGGCTGGAGCCGTTACTGCGGACATAAGAGGTACAACGTCATCCTGGAGAGGAACGCCGTCGTCTTCATACGCCCCCGCGCGGCAGAAGCACGCTTCATCATCGGCTCGCGCCGCGGCCCCGGGCCAAGCCTTGACATCGCCAGCGACCAAGTCGGCAACGTCGTGCAAGCCACAcaggccgcggcggcggcggcggcggcggcggcgggagcccAGTCCTTCACCGTCATCTACTACCCGCGCCAGGGCTGGCCGTTCGTCGTGCCGAGGAAGGAGGCGGACGACGGGCTTGCCTTCGACTGGCAGGTCGGGATGGACGTCCGCATGCGCGTCCCAGTGGACCCCCATGAGGTGCCGGAGAGCAGGGAGGAGGACGAGACACCCGACTTCTTCCACGGCGTCATCAGCCAGGTCAACAACGCCAACTGGTGCAAGCTCCAG GTGGCTTGGGCACCATCCTCTGTTCCAACTCCAGATGGAAATGTGAATGCTTGGCAGGTAGTGctaaaggaggaggaggaggcaccATCGAGAAAGCGTGCAACTTCGCCCGCCATAGCATTAGACGCACCATCTTCATCCCGCCAGAGGATCATCTAA